One window of Nymphaea colorata isolate Beijing-Zhang1983 chromosome 1, ASM883128v2, whole genome shotgun sequence genomic DNA carries:
- the LOC116258735 gene encoding nitrate regulatory gene2 protein — translation MGASNSKPQVDKAMLLCRERKRLVRQAIEWRQALAVAHVSYLRSLESVGIALRKLVEPGPLADSSLYTSTSATPEPFAFTDKAVPRFSYASPSLSNHVEAAEILSSPTISSPRSSRRVHVNHMKSNRNISTTIKEEPNIPVPVTMHNSSNTTTQISHTEFAESSPPSPTSSHSREAPPWDYFDIFPSVDNTYPFEAGTETSLGFEEADYLEQLREEEGIPDLEEEGERDFVSRNSEGIPDLPAQKGFDGGKGVDHESEQESESSSEGEAVLNSERHSRKVSRHYSHSRSPVKEPLVEEAKLTMLDNEKCPVETIPDGGPTGALILKGNVQTQRGTSPDNVVSSKDFVSSIKDIELLFLKASESGKEVQRMLEANNMHYLPNFAERKAQKKSQVSLFLSACLACFDDPTFVPPAQAPGTLKLITWHQSPSARSSSSRNPLASTSLRDDVDDSSNDYGDAFCMNSGSHASTLDRLYAWERKLSDEVKASGFIRREYDMQCKQLRHLQARDEKSVRIDKARARVKDLHSRILVAIQRIDSISRKIEELRDKELHPQLEELVGGLAQMWKMMFECHQNQHAIVTAAYLSTQAEFPANSQLHRQLAIDLVNELSSLNLSFTKWMSAQKSYLKSLYDWLLKCVPQRHKSETRRKRQNMQFSPRKDGAPPIFVTCRDWFDQLNGLPVKEISCAVKNLAHEVQCLLPPEEDKRTRDSKLTSLSWKIKGHNDVDGYRPVDLEYRETHANLHSGFDSLRSSLVDFFEELVLFAAKSSEMYEYVKTTTLEAHVHYHQDIKK, via the exons ATGGGGGCTTCGAACTCCAAGCCGCAAGTTGATAAAGCAATGCTGTTGTGTAGAGAAAGGAAGCGCCTTGTTAGACAAGCCATTGAATGGAGGCAAGCATTAGCTGTTGCTCATGTTTCATACCTAAGATCACTCGAGAGTGTAGGGATCGCTCTTAGGAAGCTTGTGGAACCTGGTCCTTTGGCAGATTCCTCCTTGTATACTTCCACTAGTGCAACACCTGAACCCTTTGCCTTCACAGACAAGGCTGTTCCTCGATTTTCATATGCTTCTCCTTCTTTGTCCAACCACGTGGAGGCTGCAGAAATTCTTTCTTCGCCAACGATTTCATCTCCGCGTTCTTCTAGACGGGTCCATGTGAACCATATGAAATCCAACAGGAATATCAGCACCACCATCAAGGAGGAGCCTAATATTCCAGTACCTGTAACAATGCACAACTCATCAAATACCACTACTCAGATTTCACACACCGAATTTGCTGAAAGTTCCCCTCCTTCTCCCACATCTTCGCACTCAAGGGAGGCCCCACCCTGGGATTACTTCGACATATTCCCTTCTGTTGACAACACATATCCATTTGAAGCTGGTACCGAAACAAGTCTTGGATTTGAGGAAGCAGATTATCTTGAACAGCTTCGTGAAGAAGAGGGAATTCCTGATctggaagaggaaggagaaagggacTTCGTTAGTAGAAACAGTGAGGGAATTCCTGATCTCCCAGCACAGAAGGGTTTTGATGGAGGAAAAGGTGTTGATCATGAATCTGAGCAGGAATCTGAATCATCTTCGGAAGGTGAGGCAGTCCTTAACTCTGAAAGGCATAGCAGGAAGGTCTCAAGGCATTACTCTCACAGTCGATCACCTGTTAAGGAACCATTAGTGGAAGAGGCAAAATTGACAATGCTTGATAATGAAAAATGTCCTGTGGAGACAATACCAGATGGAGGTCCAACTGGGGCACTCATTTTAAAAGGAAATGTGCAAACTCAAAGGGGAACCTCCCCTGACAATGTAGTTTCATCAAAGGATTTTGTGTCAAGTATAAAAGATATTGagcttctttttcttaaagCTTCCGAATCTGGGAAGGAGGTACAACGGATGCTTGAAGCAAATAACATGCATTATCTACCAAATTTTGCTGAAAGAAAAG cacaaaaaaaatctcaggtctctttgtttctttcggCGTGCCTGGCTTGTTTTGATGACCCTACATTTGTTCCTCCTG CACAAGCACCGGGCACATTGAAGCTTATCACTTGGCATCAGTCACCATCAGCACGTTCTTCATCGTCAAGGAATCCTTTGGCATCAACGTCTTTGAgggatgatgtggatgatagCAGCAATGATTATGGAGACGCATTTTGCATGAATTCAGGAAGTCATGCATCTACACTGGACCGCCTATATGCATGGGAAAGAAAGCTTTCTGATGAAGTCAAG GCTAGTGGATTCATCAGAAGGGAATACGATATGCAATGCAAACAACTTAGACATCTACAAGCAAGGGATGAAAAAAGTGTACGGATTGACAAAGCACGGGCTAGAGTTAAGGATCTTCATTCAAGAATCCTAGTTGCCATTCAGCGTATAGACTCAATATCAAGGAAAATTGAGGAGTTAAGGGACAAGGAGCTGCATCCGCAACTTGAGGAGTTGGTTGGAGG GTTAGCTCAAATGTGGAAAATGATGTTTGAATGCCATCAGAACCAGCATGCAATTGTTACTGCAGCATATCTTAGCACACAAGCTGAATTTCCAGCCAACTCTCAACTTCATAGACAGCTGGCCATTGATCTGGTAAATGAACTGAGTTCCTTGAACCTAAGCTTCACAAAATGGATGTCAGcacaaaaatcatatttgaagtCTCTCTATGATTGGCTGCTTAAGTGTGTTCCCCAACGCCATAAATCAGAAACAAGGAGGAAAAGACAGAACATGCAGTTTTCACCTCGTAAGGATGGTGCACCACCGATATTCGTTACCTGCCGTGACTGGTTTGACCAACTTAATGGGCTACCAGTTAAGGAAATCTCTTGTGCAGTAAAAAATCTAGCACATGAAGTTCAGTGCCTTTTGCCACCTGAAGAAGACAAGCGGACAAGGGATTCAAAGCTCACCTCACTGTCATGGAAAATAAAGGGACACAATGATGTCGATGGATATAGGCCTGTGGACCTTGAGTACAGAGAAACTCATGCAAACTTGCATTCTGGGTTTGATAGTTTGCGGTCAAGCCTAGTTGATTTTTTTGAGGAATTAGTTTTGTTTGCAGCAAAGTCATCAGAAATGTACGAGTATGTCAAAACAACCACTTTGGAAGCCCACGTTCACTATCATCAGGACATAAAAAAGTGA
- the LOC116248140 gene encoding NDR1/HIN1-like protein 13: MAERVHPAAPEPANQPQPNHSESDAKSKFDSGEHSNPRSSPTPSYVIQIPKDTIYRVPPPENARLYKNYSRPKRGCSFCRVLCWFVFFLILLAIAAAVAAAVLYFVLQPKAPSYSIDSLSVKGFNVSQTLIASPEFDVSVRAENRNKKIGIFYETGSSVYISCSGQQLVSGQLPTFYQGTQNVTVFVTALTGSNVQLTSTVRDALIQGQNNGRVSLYVSIDAPIKLKVGSVKTWKFTVKVRCDVTVDKLTADATVVSKDCAYSVKW, encoded by the coding sequence ATGGCGGAGCGCGTGCACCCAGCCGCTCCGGAGCCCGCCAACCAGCCGCAGCCTAATCATTCGGAGTCCGACGCAAAGTCGAAGTTCGACTCGGGAGAGCACTCCAACCCTCGCTCCTCTCCGACCCCCAGCTACGTGATCCAAATTCCCAAGGACACGATCTACAGAGTGCCCCCACCCGAGAACGCCCGCCTCTACAAGAATTACTCCCGCCCCAAGCGCGGCTGCTCCTTCTGCCGCGTCCTCTGCTGGTTCGTCTTCTTTCTCATCCTCCTCGCCATCGCCGCCGCCGTTGCCGCCGCCGTCCTGTACTTCGTCTTGCAGCCCAAAGCCCCCTCCTACTCCATCGATTCCCTCTCCGTCAAGGGCTTTAACGTCTCGCAGACGCTGATCGCGTCTCCCGAGTTCGACGTCTCCGTCCGCGCGGAGAACCGTAACAAGAAGATCGGCATCTTCTACGAGACAGGCAGCAGCGTCTACATTTCGTGCTCCGGCCAGCAGCTGGTTTCCGGCCAGCTTCCGACGTTCTACCAGGGAACGCAGAACGTGACGGTCTTCGTGACGGCGCTTACGGGGTCGAACGTCCAGCTGACGAGCACCGTCCGCGACGCGCTGATCCAAGGGCAGAACAACGGCCGCGTCTCCTTGTACGTGTCCATCGACGCCCCCATCAAGCTCAAGGTCGGTTCCGTCAAGACGTGGAAGTTCACCGTCAAGGTCCGCTGCGACGTGACGGTGGACAAGCTGACGGCGGACGCGACGGTCGTCAGTAAGGATTGCGCATACTCCGTCAAGTGGTGA
- the LOC116263128 gene encoding uncharacterized protein LOC116263128: MDFLNKVRNLDAYPKINEDFYSRTLSGGLITVVSSIFIFLLVFSEFRAYLHPVTVSELTVDVRRGGTLRINLDVTFPALACSVVSLDAMDISGEQHFDIRHDIFKKRIDQHGNVIGTRSDGIGSPKIEKPLQRHGGRLEHNETYCGSCYGAEVSDDDCCNSCEEVREAYRKKGWALSNADLIDQCKREGFLQKIKEEEGEGCNIHGFLEVNKVAGNFHFAPGKSFHQANVHVHDLLVFEKDSFNLSHKINKLSFGDDFPGVVNPLDGVQWIQHTLSGAYQYFIKVVPTIYTDVRGRTIESNQFSVTEHFKDDSGRTQSLPGVFFFYDLSPIKVNFTESKVSFLHFLTSVCAIVGGIFTVAGIVDSFVYHGQRMKKKMALGKFS, translated from the exons ATGGATTTTCTGAACAAGGTCAGGAATCTGGACGCCTACCCTAAGATCAACGAGGACTTCTACAGCAGGACGCTCTCCGGAGGACTCATCACCGTCGtctcttccattttcatcttcttgtTGGTCTTCTCGGAATTCA GAGCTTATCTTCATCCTGTTACCGTCTCGGAGCTGACTGTCGACGTGAGAAGAGGAGGAACTCTCCGCATCAAT CTCGATGTGACTTTTCCAGCTCTAGCATGTTCTGTCGTTAGTCTTGATGCAATGGACATCAGTGGGGAGCAACATTTTGATATT AGACATGACATATTCAAGAAGAGGATTGATCAGCATGGTAATGTCATTGGGACGAGGTCAGATGGAATTGGTTCACCCAAG ATTGAAAAGCCCCTACAGAGACATGGAGGAAGGCTTGAGCATAATGAGACATACTGTGGTTCTTGTTATGGTGCAGAAGTG TCAGATGATGATTGTTGTAACTCATGTGAAGAAGTTCGTGAGGCCTATCGGAAAAAAGGCTGGGCACTGTCAAATGCTGACTTGATTGATCAg TGCAAAAGAGAGGGCTTTCTTCagaagataaaagaagaagaaggtgaaggaTGCAACATTCATGGTTTTTTGGAAGTCAATAAAGTTGCTGGCAATTTTCACTTTGCCCCTGGGAAGAGCTTTCATCAAGCAAACGTCCATGTCCATGACTTACTAGTGTTTGAGAAGGATAGTTTTAAT CTAAGTCACAAGATAAATAAGCTGTCCTTTGGAGATGATTTTCCAGGTGTTGTAAATCCACTTGATGG TGTGCAGTGGATACAACATACACTTTCTGGAGCTTATCAATATTTCATTAAG GTTGTCCCTACGATCTACACTGATGTTAGGGGACGCACGATCGAGTCTAACCAG TTCTCCGTAACTGAGCACTTCAAAGATGATAGTGGTCGGACTCAGTCCCTTCCaggagttttctttttctatgacTTGTCTCCAATTAAG GTGAATTTTACGGAGTCAAAAGTATCATTTCTACATTTTCTAACGAGCGTCTGTGCTATAGTTGGAG GTATTTTCACTGTCGCGGGGATAGTGGACTCCTTTGTGTATCACGGTcaaaggatgaagaagaagatggcgtTAGGCAAGTTCAGTTGA
- the LOC116257477 gene encoding uncharacterized protein LOC116257477: MMGGLEGPLSLCPRSKLCWEWARIYMSSCLCDVKDKISFVLGILSIISWSISEVPQIITNYKEKSTEGMSVAFLLTWLVGDLLNLFGCLLEPATLATQFYIALLYTVIASLLALQTIYYGHIYRRLKIHKFGFGNKGQFRGEEHIETQKHSWRADSHANDSVVRDDECSPVSSPIPVATSIATGYGSVSRDRYYISARSLATSPNPVVGSDSYHWACRKKSHASILHQSPKGDPFLSSAATARSAPPSDTKSLLCAVSVTIFFVGSFGLNVSAARRSHTSSSSDAAVIIPIGRKLLQVAGLSSSGNNNTTSALGTYLGWLMAIIYMGGRLPQIYLNIRRGTVEGLNPLMFFLAVVGNATYAASILVSSIEWSKIEPNLPWLFDAVACMVLDSVILVQFIYYARWATKDGDDSSKQHLLEA; this comes from the exons ATGATGGGTGGTCTTGAAGGGCCATTGTCTTTGTGCCCAAGGAGTAAGCTATGCTGGGAATGGGCTAGAATCTACATGAGCAGTTGTCTCTGTGATGTGAAGGATAAAATATCGTTCGTATTGGGGATATTAAGTATCATCAGTTGGAGCATTTCTGAGGTTCCTCAGATCATTACCAATTATAAGGAGAAGTCCACTGAGGGCATGTCAGTTGCTTTCCTATTGACATGGCTGGTTGG AGATTTACTCAACCTTTTCGGTTGCTTGCTCGAACCAGCTACT CTAGCCACGCAATTTTATATAGCACTG CTGTACACAGTAATTGCGTCGCTCCTGGCCCTGCAAACTATTTACTATGGTCACATTTATCGTAGACTGAAAATCCATAAATTTGGTTTTGGTAACAAG GGTCAATTTAGAGGGGAAGAGCATATAGAAACACAAAAGCACTCATGGAGGGCGGACTCTCATGCTAATGACTCAGTTGTGCGAGATGACGAGTGCAGTCCCGTTAGCTCACCAATTCCAGTTGCAACGTCAATTGCTACTGGATATGGCTCAGTGAGTAGAGACAGatattacat TTCTGCAAGATCGCTAGCAACCAGCCCCAATCCTGTAGTGGGGTCGGACTCATACCATTGGGCCTGCCGGAAAAAATCACATGCTTCCATTCTTCATCAATCTCCCAAAGGGGATCCATTTCTAAGCAGTGCCGCAACTGCTCGGTCTGCGCCTCCATCGGACACTAAGAGTCTGTTGTGTGCG GTTTCCGTGACCATATTCTTTGTTGGTAGTTTTGGCCTCAATGTATCAGCTGCCCGCAGATCCCACACTTCCTCAAGTAGTGATGCTGCTGTCATCATACCAATAGGGAGGAAACTTTTACAG GTCGCAGGTCTGTCATCAAGCGGAAATAATAACACAACCAGTGCGCTTGGTACTTATCTCGGTTGGTTAATGGCCATCATTTACATGGGCGGGAGACTTCCACAGATCTATCTAAAT ATTAGACGAGGAACTGTCGAG GGGTTAAATCCTTTGATGTTCTTTCTTGCTGTAGTTGGGAACGCAACATATGCAGCAAG CATACTAGTCAGCAGCATAGAGTGGTCGAAGATCGAGCCAAATTTGCCATGGCTGTTTGATGCCGTAGCATGCATGGTCCTGGACTCTGTC ATACTTGTGCAATTTATTTACTATGCTAGGTGGGCAACGAAAGATGGAGATGACAGTAGTAAACAGCATCTTCTTGAAGCTTAG